In one window of Pseudomonas chlororaphis subsp. chlororaphis DNA:
- the elbB gene encoding isoprenoid biosynthesis glyoxalase ElbB → MSKKVAVILSGCGVYDGAEIHESVITLLRLDQRGAQVQCFAPNIAQLHVINHLTGEEMPESRNVLVESARIARGQVKDIREANAEDFDALIVPGGFGAAKNLSNFAVEGAGCTVQPDVLALTEAFAEAGKPVGLICISPALAAKIYGPGVTCTIGNDADTAAAVSKMGATHAECTVGDIIEDKARKLVSTPAYMLAQSISEAAAGINKLVDRVLELTHENDK, encoded by the coding sequence ATGAGCAAAAAAGTTGCAGTGATCCTTTCCGGCTGTGGCGTCTACGACGGTGCCGAGATCCATGAAAGCGTCATCACCCTGCTGCGCCTGGACCAGCGTGGCGCCCAGGTGCAGTGCTTCGCCCCGAACATCGCCCAGCTGCATGTGATCAACCACCTGACCGGTGAAGAGATGCCCGAATCGCGCAATGTCCTGGTGGAATCGGCGCGCATCGCCCGCGGCCAAGTCAAAGACATCCGCGAGGCCAACGCCGAAGACTTCGACGCGCTGATCGTGCCTGGCGGTTTTGGCGCGGCGAAAAACCTTTCCAACTTCGCCGTGGAAGGGGCCGGCTGCACGGTCCAGCCGGATGTCCTGGCACTGACCGAAGCCTTCGCCGAAGCCGGCAAGCCGGTGGGCCTGATCTGCATCTCGCCGGCATTGGCGGCGAAGATCTATGGCCCGGGCGTCACCTGCACCATCGGCAACGACGCCGACACCGCGGCCGCCGTCAGCAAGATGGGCGCGACCCATGCAGAGTGCACCGTCGGCGACATCATCGAGGACAAGGCGCGCAAGCTGGTCAGCACCCCGGCCTACATGCTCGCGCAGTCCATCAGCGAAGCCGCGGCCGGAATCAATAAGCTGGTGGATCGGGTGCTGGAACTGACCCACGAAAACGACAAGTAA
- a CDS encoding YaiI/YqxD family protein — protein sequence MRVWIDADACPKAAKDQVVRFALKRQFELVLVAGQPQIKPAFACVKLIVVPSGPDAADDYLVEHAVPGELVICSDVPLADRLVKKGVAALDPRGKEFDAQNMGERLAVRNLFTDLREQGQVGGGQGAYGDREKQAFANALDRILTRLARQA from the coding sequence ATGCGTGTGTGGATCGATGCCGACGCCTGCCCCAAGGCGGCGAAGGATCAGGTGGTGAGGTTTGCCCTCAAGCGCCAGTTCGAGCTGGTGCTGGTGGCGGGGCAGCCGCAGATCAAGCCGGCCTTTGCCTGCGTCAAGCTGATCGTGGTGCCCAGCGGCCCGGATGCGGCTGACGATTATCTGGTGGAACACGCGGTGCCGGGCGAACTGGTGATCTGCAGCGACGTGCCCCTGGCCGACCGGCTGGTGAAGAAGGGCGTCGCCGCCCTCGACCCGCGGGGCAAGGAGTTCGATGCGCAGAACATGGGCGAGCGGCTGGCGGTGCGTAACCTGTTTACCGATCTGCGCGAGCAGGGGCAGGTCGGTGGCGGGCAAGGCGCTTATGGGGATCGCGAGAAGCAGGCCTTCGCCAATGCCCTGGACCGGATCCTGACGCGGCTGGCGCGTCAGGCCTGA
- a CDS encoding DedA family protein — protein MLQQFLQEFGYFALFLGTFFEGETILVLAGFLAFRGYMDINLVVVVAFFGSYAGDQLWYFLGRKHGRKLLARKPRWQLMGDRALEHIRKHPDIWVLSFRFVYGLRTVMPVAIGLSGYPPGRYLLLNGIGAAIWAAALAAAAYHFGAVLEGMLGSIKKYELWVLGALLVLGFALWLRRRFKNARLAKAIYEAEQVKQNEQSDCCKSKTPVE, from the coding sequence ATGCTCCAACAATTTCTTCAGGAATTCGGCTACTTCGCCCTCTTTCTCGGCACATTCTTCGAAGGCGAGACCATCCTGGTCCTGGCCGGCTTCCTCGCGTTTCGCGGATACATGGACATCAACCTGGTGGTGGTCGTGGCGTTCTTCGGCAGCTATGCCGGCGACCAGCTGTGGTACTTCCTGGGACGCAAGCACGGGCGCAAGCTGCTGGCGCGCAAGCCGCGCTGGCAATTGATGGGCGATCGTGCGCTGGAGCATATCCGCAAACATCCGGACATCTGGGTGCTGAGTTTCCGCTTCGTTTACGGCCTGCGTACCGTGATGCCGGTGGCCATCGGCCTGTCGGGGTATCCGCCGGGACGTTATCTGTTGCTCAACGGCATTGGCGCGGCGATCTGGGCCGCAGCCCTGGCCGCCGCGGCCTATCACTTCGGCGCCGTGCTCGAAGGCATGCTGGGCAGCATCAAGAAGTACGAACTGTGGGTGCTCGGCGCCTTGCTGGTCCTGGGTTTCGCCCTGTGGCTGCGCCGCCGCTTCAAAAATGCGCGACTGGCCAAGGCGATCTACGAAGCCGAACAGGTCAAGCAGAACGAGCAGAGCGATTGCTGCAAGTCTAAGACGCCAGTCGAGTAA
- the hemB gene encoding porphobilinogen synthase has protein sequence MSFTPANRLFPATRLRRNRRDDFSRRLVRENVLTTDDLILPVFVLDGESRREAVASMPGVERLTIDLLLEEAAKWVELGIPALALFPVTPADLKSLDAAEAWNPEGIAQRATRALRERFPELGVITDVALDPFTTHGQDGILDEEGYVQNDITVDALVKQALSHAEAGAQVVAPSDMMDGRIQAIREALELAGHVNVRIMAYSAKYASAYYGPFRDAVGSALNLGKANKASYQMDPANSHEALHEVAADLAEGADMVMVKPGMPYLDILWRVKDEFKVPTFVYQVSGEYAMHMAAIQNGWLSEGVILESLTAFKRAGADGILTYFAVRAAQLLREQK, from the coding sequence GTGAGCTTTACCCCAGCCAACCGTTTGTTTCCCGCCACTCGCCTGCGTCGCAATCGCCGTGATGATTTTTCTCGTCGCCTGGTGCGTGAAAACGTCCTGACCACCGATGACCTGATCCTGCCGGTATTCGTGCTCGACGGTGAGAGTCGTCGGGAAGCGGTGGCCTCGATGCCGGGCGTCGAACGCCTGACCATCGACCTGCTGCTGGAGGAAGCGGCGAAGTGGGTCGAGCTGGGGATTCCCGCGCTGGCTTTGTTCCCGGTGACCCCGGCGGATCTCAAGTCGCTGGACGCCGCCGAAGCCTGGAACCCGGAAGGCATTGCCCAGCGCGCCACCCGCGCGCTGCGTGAGCGTTTCCCTGAACTGGGGGTGATCACCGACGTGGCGCTCGACCCGTTCACTACCCACGGTCAGGACGGCATCCTCGACGAAGAAGGCTATGTGCAGAACGACATCACCGTCGATGCACTGGTCAAGCAAGCCCTGTCCCATGCCGAAGCCGGCGCCCAGGTGGTCGCGCCTTCGGACATGATGGACGGCCGCATCCAGGCGATCCGCGAAGCCCTGGAGTTGGCCGGGCATGTCAACGTGCGGATCATGGCCTATTCGGCCAAGTACGCCAGCGCCTATTACGGTCCGTTCCGCGATGCGGTCGGCTCGGCGCTGAACCTGGGCAAGGCCAACAAGGCCTCCTACCAGATGGACCCGGCCAACAGCCACGAAGCCCTGCATGAAGTGGCCGCCGACCTCGCCGAAGGCGCGGACATGGTCATGGTCAAGCCGGGCATGCCGTACCTGGACATCCTTTGGCGGGTCAAGGATGAATTCAAGGTGCCGACTTTTGTCTATCAGGTCAGCGGCGAATACGCCATGCACATGGCGGCGATCCAGAATGGCTGGTTGAGCGAAGGGGTTATTCTCGAATCCTTGACCGCCTTTAAACGCGCGGGTGCCGATGGCATCCTGACTTACTTTGCCGTTCGTGCTGCTCAATTGTTACGAGAGCAAAAATAG
- a CDS encoding mechanosensitive ion channel family protein has translation MEAFKLPVPITWVEPLWVTVQILLILLAGYVTQRFVARCLTRLGERYPFPPQLLMPLRGGLRWLIMGSALIFVLERLGVSATVLWTALSGFVAVAAVAFFAMWSVLSNLLCAILIFTVGPFRIGDVVELVDTLDKPGIKGRVVAINLLYTSLIEAEEAGTGGVMVQVPNSLFFQRSVRRWRGSDALSVGSGEK, from the coding sequence ATGGAAGCGTTCAAGTTGCCTGTGCCTATCACGTGGGTCGAGCCGCTGTGGGTCACCGTGCAAATCCTGCTGATCCTGCTGGCTGGCTACGTCACCCAGCGGTTTGTCGCGCGCTGCCTGACCCGCCTGGGTGAACGTTACCCGTTCCCGCCGCAGTTGCTGATGCCGCTGCGCGGCGGCTTGCGCTGGCTGATCATGGGCAGCGCGCTGATCTTCGTCCTGGAGCGGCTCGGGGTGTCGGCGACGGTGCTCTGGACTGCCCTGTCCGGTTTTGTCGCCGTGGCTGCGGTGGCCTTCTTCGCCATGTGGAGCGTGCTGTCCAATCTGCTCTGCGCCATCCTGATCTTCACCGTGGGCCCTTTCCGCATCGGCGATGTGGTCGAACTGGTGGATACCCTCGACAAACCGGGCATCAAGGGCCGGGTGGTGGCAATCAACCTGCTGTACACCTCGTTGATCGAGGCCGAGGAAGCCGGCACCGGCGGCGTCATGGTGCAAGTGCCCAACAGCCTGTTCTTCCAGCGTTCGGTGCGCCGCTGGCGCGGTAGCGATGCGCTGTCGGTGGGCTCCGGCGAGAAATAG
- a CDS encoding FTR1 family protein codes for MTAPSRFLAWLVLPVLALCSANLLADTVEGAPKALHLLDYIGADYPPTVEAGKVIDDSEYREQVEFLGVLQGLVADLPAKPEKAELEQGIASLNDAVKAKADGALVARQARQLGAKLAVAYEVSQAPIITPDPSRGAPLYAQHCSVCHGDTGAGDGPAGVGLTPPPANLRDAARTDHLSLYAIYNTLGLGVEGTDMPSFADQLDDRQRWDLATYIAGFTADPAAAKGDKSYNLADLARQTPSEVQAAEGPQAAATFRAQRAQPPQVKRGPAQLLDYTASTLDKSLTAYRAGDREQAYDLSVAAYLEGFELVESSLDNVDANVRKDTEKALMAYRQALQDGLPAEQAEQRLDAAKAKLKESAGLLGSDGLSWSLSYISGLLILLREGLEAILVLAAILAFLRNTGQQSAVRSVNVGWGLALLAGLATWALAAYVIDVSGSQRELLEGATALFASVMVLWLGVWMHDRRHAAAWQDYIKSSLVGGGGRFGFAVLAFFSVYRELFEVILFYETLWLQAGPAGHNAVLAGGATALVLLVGLAWVILRGSAKLPLALFFGINAALLCALSVVFAGHGVKALQEAGIFGTRPVAFFDFDWLGIHADAYSLTAQAVAIVAIIVLYSRSRIAEKRRTQVS; via the coding sequence ATGACTGCCCCCTCCCGTTTCCTGGCGTGGCTCGTGCTGCCGGTATTGGCCCTGTGCAGCGCCAACCTGCTGGCGGACACCGTAGAAGGCGCGCCCAAGGCGCTGCACCTGCTCGACTACATTGGCGCGGACTACCCTCCGACAGTCGAGGCGGGCAAGGTCATTGACGACTCCGAGTACCGTGAACAGGTCGAGTTTCTCGGCGTGTTGCAGGGGCTGGTCGCCGATTTGCCGGCCAAGCCGGAGAAGGCCGAGCTGGAGCAGGGCATCGCCAGCCTGAACGACGCGGTCAAGGCCAAGGCGGACGGCGCCCTCGTCGCCCGTCAGGCGCGGCAGCTGGGCGCCAAGCTGGCGGTGGCCTATGAGGTCAGCCAGGCGCCGATCATCACTCCGGACCCGAGCCGTGGCGCGCCTTTGTATGCCCAGCATTGCTCGGTGTGTCACGGCGACACCGGTGCCGGCGATGGCCCGGCTGGGGTCGGCCTGACGCCGCCACCGGCCAACCTGCGGGATGCGGCGCGCACGGATCACCTGAGCCTCTACGCGATCTACAACACCCTCGGCCTGGGCGTCGAAGGCACCGACATGCCGTCGTTCGCCGATCAGCTGGATGACCGCCAGCGCTGGGACCTGGCGACCTATATCGCCGGCTTCACTGCCGACCCGGCCGCGGCGAAGGGTGACAAGAGCTACAACCTCGCCGACCTGGCCCGCCAGACCCCAAGCGAAGTGCAGGCCGCCGAAGGCCCGCAGGCCGCGGCCACCTTCCGGGCCCAGCGCGCCCAGCCGCCACAGGTCAAGCGCGGCCCGGCGCAACTGCTCGACTACACTGCCTCGACCCTGGACAAGAGCCTGACCGCCTACCGCGCCGGTGACCGCGAACAAGCCTACGACCTGTCGGTGGCGGCGTACCTGGAAGGCTTCGAGCTGGTGGAAAGCTCCCTCGACAACGTCGATGCCAATGTGCGCAAGGACACCGAGAAAGCCCTGATGGCCTACCGTCAGGCGCTGCAGGACGGCTTGCCGGCAGAGCAGGCCGAGCAGCGCCTGGATGCCGCCAAGGCCAAGCTGAAAGAGTCGGCGGGCCTGCTGGGCAGCGATGGCCTGAGCTGGTCCCTGAGCTACATTTCTGGCCTGCTGATCCTGCTGCGCGAAGGCCTGGAAGCGATCCTGGTGCTGGCGGCGATCCTGGCCTTCCTGCGCAATACCGGCCAGCAGTCGGCGGTACGCAGCGTCAACGTCGGTTGGGGGCTGGCGTTGCTGGCCGGCCTGGCGACCTGGGCGCTGGCGGCGTATGTGATCGACGTCAGCGGCTCCCAGCGCGAGTTGCTGGAAGGCGCCACGGCCTTGTTCGCCAGTGTCATGGTGCTCTGGCTCGGGGTGTGGATGCACGACCGCCGGCACGCCGCGGCCTGGCAGGACTACATCAAGAGCAGCCTGGTGGGCGGCGGCGGCCGTTTCGGTTTTGCGGTGCTGGCGTTCTTCTCGGTCTATCGCGAGCTGTTCGAGGTGATCCTGTTCTACGAAACCCTGTGGCTGCAGGCCGGCCCGGCGGGCCACAACGCAGTGCTGGCCGGCGGCGCCACGGCGCTGGTGCTGCTGGTCGGCCTGGCCTGGGTGATCCTGCGCGGTTCGGCCAAGTTGCCGCTGGCGCTGTTCTTCGGCATCAACGCGGCGTTGCTGTGCGCCTTGTCGGTGGTGTTTGCCGGGCATGGTGTCAAGGCGCTGCAGGAGGCTGGAATCTTCGGTACGCGGCCGGTGGCGTTCTTCGACTTCGACTGGCTGGGCATTCACGCCGATGCCTACTCGCTGACGGCACAGGCGGTGGCGATCGTGGCGATCATCGTGCTCTACAGTCGCAGCCGCATCGCCGAGAAACGGCGGACCCAGGTTTCCTGA
- a CDS encoding LysE family transporter: MVLETWLAFFAACWVISLSPGAGAIASMSCGLQYGFWRGYWNALGLQLGLAMQIAIVAAGVGAILAASSTAFYAIKWFGVAYLVYLAVKQWRALPSDLSDDAAIRPIGKPLALVFRGFLVNISNPKALVFMLAVLPQFIDPHAPLVKQYLILGATMIAVDLIVMAGYTGLASKVLRLLRTPTQQRRMNRTFAGLFLGAAGLLATIRKAPV; encoded by the coding sequence ATGGTTCTTGAGACATGGCTGGCGTTTTTTGCCGCCTGCTGGGTGATCAGCCTTTCCCCGGGGGCCGGCGCGATTGCGTCGATGTCTTGCGGTCTGCAATACGGTTTCTGGCGCGGTTACTGGAACGCCCTGGGCCTGCAACTGGGCCTGGCCATGCAGATTGCGATTGTCGCCGCCGGCGTGGGGGCGATTCTCGCGGCATCCTCGACCGCCTTTTACGCGATCAAATGGTTCGGCGTGGCTTATCTGGTCTACCTCGCGGTCAAACAGTGGCGCGCGCTGCCCAGCGACCTGAGCGACGACGCCGCGATCCGACCGATCGGCAAACCGCTGGCGCTGGTGTTCCGCGGGTTCCTGGTCAACATCAGCAACCCCAAGGCGCTGGTGTTCATGCTGGCGGTCCTGCCGCAGTTCATCGATCCTCACGCACCGCTGGTGAAGCAGTACCTGATCCTCGGCGCGACCATGATTGCCGTCGACCTGATCGTCATGGCCGGCTACACCGGCCTGGCCTCCAAGGTCCTGCGCCTGCTGCGCACGCCTACCCAGCAACGGCGCATGAACCGCACCTTCGCCGGTCTGTTCCTCGGCGCCGCCGGGTTGCTGGCGACCATTCGCAAAGCGCCGGTCTAA